The following are from one region of the Actinoplanes sp. L3-i22 genome:
- a CDS encoding ABC transporter permease: protein MTILKNRLFWPAAILLALLIVNVFTSNQFITLQDGHLFGTLIDILRGSAPLILVALGMTLVISTGGIDLSVGSVMAISGAVACLLIKDLGNQNAVGSVLLIMAIAIAVSAVLGLWNGALVAIVGVQPIIATLILMVAGRGLAQLVTDGQIINVQSGPYATIATGFFLTLPVAFLIAMAAVALITVLTRRTALGLLLESVGGSPSASRLAGIRAKRITVMVYVVCGAFAGLAGLIYSANIKSADSIYAGNLIELDAILAVVIGGTALIGGRFSILGTVLGAILIQTLQVTVVSIGVPSKATLLFKAVVVVVLCLSQSATFREKVFGRFKVRASARTEVPA, encoded by the coding sequence ATGACCATCCTCAAGAACCGGCTGTTCTGGCCGGCCGCCATCCTGTTGGCGCTGCTGATCGTCAACGTGTTCACGTCCAACCAGTTCATCACCCTGCAGGACGGGCACCTGTTCGGGACGCTGATCGACATCCTCCGGGGCAGCGCGCCGCTGATCCTGGTCGCGCTCGGCATGACCCTGGTCATCTCGACCGGTGGCATCGACCTGTCGGTCGGCTCGGTGATGGCGATCTCCGGCGCCGTGGCCTGCCTGCTGATCAAGGATCTGGGCAACCAGAACGCGGTCGGCTCGGTGCTGCTGATCATGGCGATCGCGATCGCGGTCTCGGCCGTGCTCGGACTGTGGAACGGCGCGCTGGTGGCGATCGTCGGCGTGCAGCCGATCATCGCGACCCTGATCCTGATGGTGGCCGGGCGCGGTCTGGCCCAGCTGGTCACCGACGGACAGATCATCAACGTGCAGTCCGGTCCGTACGCGACCATCGCCACCGGCTTCTTCCTGACCCTGCCGGTCGCGTTCCTGATCGCCATGGCCGCGGTCGCCCTGATCACCGTGCTGACCCGGCGGACCGCTCTCGGGCTGCTCCTCGAATCGGTCGGCGGCAGCCCGAGCGCCAGCCGGCTGGCCGGGATCCGGGCCAAGCGGATCACCGTCATGGTGTACGTCGTCTGCGGCGCCTTCGCCGGGCTCGCCGGCCTGATCTACAGCGCCAACATCAAGAGCGCGGACAGCATCTACGCCGGCAACCTGATCGAGCTGGACGCGATCCTGGCCGTGGTGATCGGCGGCACCGCGCTGATCGGCGGCCGGTTCTCGATCCTCGGCACCGTGCTCGGCGCGATCCTGATCCAGACCCTGCAGGTCACCGTGGTCAGCATCGGCGTGCCGTCCAAGGCCACCCTGCTCTTCAAGGCGGTCGTGGTCGTCGTGCTCTGCCTGTCCCAGTCCGCGACCTTCCGGGAGAAGGTCTTCGGTCGCTTCAAGGTCCGTGCCTCGGCCCGGACGGAGGTCCCGGCATGA
- a CDS encoding sugar ABC transporter ATP-binding protein: MGEPATNPVLEMTGIRKVFPGVVALDGVDFRLYPGEVHALMGENGAGKSTLIKVLTGVYEIDGGDIRLNGEEVRIAGPLAAQKAGISTVYQEVNLCTNLTVAENIFIGREPRTFGKIRWGVMRKRAAELLSRLDLDVDVSAPLSTYSLAIQQMVAIARAVDISARVLILDEPTSSLDASEVEQLFRVIRRLKADGVAILFVSHFLDQVYEVSDRLTVLRNGQLIGEYKTAELPQVQLVEKMIGKELATLEGLEDQALRSRTKSAAADPILEAKGVGRTGAIAPFDLTIHRGEVVGLAGLLGSGRTELARLLFGADKADQGELSIDGEPVTLRDPQVAMKRGIAFSSENRRTEGIIGDLSVRENIILALQASRGWTRPIPRRKQDEIVDKYIKALSIRPADPERPVRNLSGGNQQKVLLARWLITEPRLLIIDEPTRGIDVGAKAEIQKLVAELADGGMAVLFVSAELEEVLRLSHKIAVLRDRRLVEELDNNAGVDADRIMQTIASGQTASGATS, from the coding sequence ATGGGCGAACCCGCCACAAACCCGGTCCTCGAGATGACCGGCATTCGCAAGGTCTTTCCCGGCGTCGTCGCCCTGGACGGCGTCGACTTCCGTTTGTACCCCGGCGAGGTGCACGCCCTGATGGGCGAGAACGGCGCCGGCAAGTCGACCCTGATCAAGGTGCTCACCGGCGTCTACGAGATCGACGGCGGCGACATCCGGCTGAACGGCGAGGAGGTCCGGATCGCCGGCCCGCTCGCCGCCCAGAAGGCCGGGATCAGCACCGTCTACCAGGAGGTCAACCTCTGCACCAACCTCACGGTCGCGGAGAACATCTTCATCGGCCGTGAGCCCCGGACGTTCGGCAAGATCCGCTGGGGCGTGATGCGCAAGCGGGCCGCCGAGCTGCTGAGCCGGCTCGACCTGGACGTGGACGTGTCCGCGCCGCTGAGCACCTACTCCCTGGCCATCCAGCAGATGGTGGCGATCGCCCGCGCGGTCGACATCTCGGCCCGGGTGCTGATCCTCGACGAGCCCACGTCCAGCCTGGACGCCTCCGAGGTGGAGCAGCTGTTCCGGGTGATCCGCCGGCTCAAGGCCGACGGGGTGGCGATCCTGTTCGTGTCGCACTTCCTGGACCAGGTCTACGAGGTCTCCGACCGGCTCACCGTGCTGCGTAACGGTCAGCTGATCGGGGAGTACAAGACCGCCGAGCTGCCCCAGGTCCAACTGGTCGAAAAGATGATCGGCAAGGAGCTGGCCACGCTGGAGGGGCTTGAGGATCAAGCCCTTCGCTCCCGTACGAAATCGGCCGCCGCCGACCCGATCCTGGAGGCCAAGGGGGTCGGCCGGACGGGCGCGATCGCCCCGTTCGACCTGACCATCCACCGAGGCGAGGTGGTCGGCCTGGCCGGCCTGCTCGGCTCCGGCCGGACCGAGCTGGCCCGCCTGCTCTTCGGCGCGGACAAGGCCGACCAGGGCGAGCTGAGCATCGACGGCGAGCCGGTCACGTTGCGCGACCCGCAGGTGGCGATGAAGCGGGGGATCGCCTTCTCCTCGGAGAACCGCCGCACCGAGGGCATCATCGGCGACCTCAGCGTCCGGGAGAACATCATCCTGGCGCTGCAGGCCTCTCGCGGCTGGACCCGCCCGATCCCGCGCCGCAAGCAGGACGAGATCGTCGACAAGTACATCAAGGCGCTGTCCATCCGGCCGGCCGACCCGGAGCGCCCGGTGCGCAACCTGTCCGGCGGCAACCAGCAGAAGGTGCTGCTGGCCCGCTGGCTGATCACCGAGCCGCGGCTGCTCATCATCGACGAGCCGACCCGCGGCATCGACGTCGGCGCCAAGGCGGAGATCCAGAAACTGGTCGCCGAGCTCGCCGACGGCGGCATGGCGGTCCTGTTCGTCAGCGCCGAGCTGGAGGAGGTCCTGCGGCTCAGCCACAAGATCGCCGTCCTCCGGGACCGGCGCCTGGTCGAGGAGCTGGACAACAACGCCGGGGTGGACGCCGACCGCATCATGCAAACCATCGCCAGTGGCCAGACCGCCAGCGGAGCAACCTCATGA
- a CDS encoding ABC transporter substrate-binding protein: MVRVKMMAAALTGLLAVSALAGCGGSDDTSSGSSGDGKLVLGFSQVGAESGWRTANTKSIQEAAAAAGYELKFSDAQGKQEKQIEAIRSFITQKVDVIAFSPVVTSGWDAVLKEAKDADIPVILTDRAVDSQDKSLYKTFLGSDFVKEGKEAGDWLVKQYEGKTDPVNVVELEGTVGAAPAIDRKKGFDEAITANPNIKVVKSQSGNFTRAEGKTVMEGILQSTPKIDVLYAHNDDMGLGAIEAIEAAGKKPGTDIKIITVDAVKDGMTALSEGKINYIVECSPLLGPQLMDLAKKVKAGETVEPRILTEETTFTQEQAKAALPDRKY; this comes from the coding sequence ATGGTGCGCGTGAAGATGATGGCGGCAGCGCTGACGGGCCTGCTGGCCGTGTCGGCACTCGCCGGTTGTGGCGGCAGTGATGACACCTCCTCGGGCAGCTCGGGTGACGGCAAGCTCGTCCTGGGCTTCTCCCAGGTCGGTGCGGAGAGCGGTTGGCGTACTGCCAACACCAAGTCGATCCAGGAAGCGGCCGCGGCCGCCGGATACGAGTTGAAGTTCTCCGACGCCCAGGGCAAGCAGGAGAAGCAGATCGAGGCGATCCGCAGCTTCATCACCCAGAAGGTCGACGTCATCGCGTTCTCGCCGGTGGTCACGTCCGGCTGGGACGCGGTGCTCAAGGAGGCCAAGGACGCCGACATCCCGGTGATCCTGACCGACCGCGCGGTGGACTCGCAGGACAAGTCGCTCTACAAGACCTTCCTCGGCTCGGACTTCGTCAAGGAGGGCAAGGAAGCCGGCGACTGGCTGGTCAAGCAGTACGAGGGCAAGACCGACCCGGTCAACGTCGTCGAGCTGGAGGGCACCGTCGGCGCCGCGCCCGCGATCGACCGCAAGAAGGGCTTCGACGAGGCCATCACGGCCAACCCGAACATCAAGGTCGTCAAGTCGCAGTCCGGCAACTTCACCCGGGCCGAGGGCAAGACGGTGATGGAGGGCATCCTCCAGTCCACCCCGAAGATCGACGTGCTCTACGCGCACAACGACGACATGGGTCTGGGCGCCATCGAGGCGATCGAGGCGGCCGGCAAGAAGCCCGGCACCGACATCAAGATCATCACGGTCGACGCGGTCAAGGACGGCATGACCGCGCTGTCCGAAGGCAAGATCAACTACATCGTGGAGTGCAGCCCGCTCCTCGGCCCGCAGCTGATGGATCTCGCCAAGAAGGTCAAGGCCGGCGAGACCGTCGAGCCGCGGATCCTCACCGAGGAGACGACGTTCACCCAGGAGCAGGCCAAGGCCGCCCTGCCGGACCGCAAGTACTGA